The DNA segment aattaagtcaaaatgtgtcaaaaacttaaaagcACAACTTATAACCATTCCATTGAATTTATTGGCCCAGAATTatgtggaaaagtgtgctcatttgtctgtataggtttttaaatgaaggagctatgccaatttcttaattatttttaaggttcggcattgggatagatgcagtaaaaagttaaaaataagccccacaggacattttttgtcctgttacctgtcagaatcccAAAGTAGACACTTTAATGATTAAGAAAAAtatcaggatgtttttatttagagtgcaggaatttagtataataggaaaacatacaggcaaattaacattttttgctatttttttatatttttgtatatattgtattgtatatattgtattgtattgtatattttgtattttttatattaatatgtaaaaaacttaaaaataaccattctattaAATTTCTTGGCCCAGAATGgtgtggaaaagtgtgctcatttgtctgtataggttgttaactcaaggagatatggcattttcttcctaatttttttccggttcggaattagcatagatgcattaaagggttaaaaataaatatcatgggacaatatttcatcctgttacctgtcagaaccttaaaatagacacttcaaagattaagaaaaaacagctgTGCTGGTGTTTTTCTATAGTTGATatgtagagtaccagtcaaaagtttggacaaagttttcttttatttttttccctctacattatccagactatgaaggaacacataagaaatcatgtagtaactttaaagtggtaaacaaaccaaaatactctgtaaagcatttaggtgctcttatctagggtgctCTTAACTTGATCGTACAGAATTTTACAGAATTCTTTGTGTCTATTGTGGATTTCAAAAGTGAGTTTCTCCAATGGGAGAAGGTTTGATACCTCAGCCATCAAGATAAAACATGATCCAAACTCAGAAAATGACAGGGGACAtgtctgtttttgtgttgttcAAATTGTACTGAACACAGTAAGTTCAATTCCTACATTAATTAACAGAAAAATCTATAAGAAATACCACATTACTAGCTCACCTGACCAAGGCAAATGCGCAGTAAAATACatcagtggcaaaaaaaaaaactgcaaaactaAAACCTTTAAATCCATCCTATTATCATAAAATGCACTTGGTGACTTCCTGTACAATTGAAAGGAATATTTTCatcatgcagattttttttagacTGTGATTGATTTAGGGGTTTTTTTACAACCTAGAGTTAGAGTTTGTCCATTAATAAACGTAATATTCTCTCCACTTTCTGGTCTTTTGGATAGACCTATCTGGGATGGAAGCAAGAAAGTTCTCGCAGCAGGTGTTTTGCTTCGAGTGTGATTTCTCTATTCATATCTGCTCAAATGAATTGCACCAAGAGTGCAACTTAACTAAAAGTTAACTAAAAGTGCAGGTGTGATAACGGCCCAAATCAGaatgttataataattatttaatacttGGCAAAGAAGGCATGACCAAAAACACACGTTCAGTCTACAGTCCTTCAAGATCTGCTTTTGGAAAAGCAAGGAATCCTGTTGTATTAAAAAACCTGAGGAGCAGGTTACGTCTTAGAGTCCCTGAGTTTTGGAGGCTGGACCTCACTCAGGTGAACAGATCAGCATAGTCCACAGTTCCAGGCTTCTGTCCACATGCATTCACCAGCCGCTCCCCTCCAGATGGAGTTAAAGGCTCCTCCTGGTGGCAGAATTATGAGAATAAATGCTTTACAAAGTAAAGTGTAAATTGTAAGGTATATATGGACACCTATGTCTCTTGTATGACATCCTATTTTAAACCTCTAACTTAAAtgggttgtactggaaggagttttgggGGTCTTTGAAATACAGATGTGTCTGCATTGCTATAACACTGTCTCACATTAGGTTGGGGAAAATGAGGGTAATATCGTATATATTgcggttttaaaacattttaacaatatcTCCGttatttcataaatatgatgACGTATCTGACGCCAAGTTTGTGTATTATTTGTCTGTATCAAGCTAGCGGTTTACCTTCTTCTGATTAGCTTGTTAGCGGTTAACCTTCTTCTGATTAGCTTGCTAGCGGTTAACCTTCTTCTGATTAGCTTGTTAGCGGTTAACCTTCTTCTGATCAGCTTGTTAGCGGTTAACCTTCCTCTGATTAGCTTGTTAGCGGTTAACCTTCCTCTGATTAGCTTGTAGCGGTTAACCTTCCTCTGATTAGCTTGTTAGCGGTTAACCTTCTTCTGATCAGCTTGTTAGCGGTTATCCTTCCTCTGATTAGCTTGTTAGCGGTTAACCTTCCTCTGATTAGCTTGTTAGCGGTTAACCTTCCTCTGATTAGCTTGTAGCGGTTAACCTTCCTCTGATTAGCTTGTAGCGGTTAACCTTCCTCTGATTAGCTTGTTAGCGGTTAACCTTCTTCTGATTAGCTTGCTAGCGGTTAACCTTCTTCTGATCAGCTTGTTAGCGGTTAACCTTCTTCTGATCAGCTTGTTAGCAGTTAACCTTCCTCTGATTAGCTTGTTAGCGGTTAACCTTCTTCTGATTAGCTTGCTAGCGGTAACCTTCTTCTGATTAGCTTGCTAGCGGTTAACCTTCTTCTGATTAGCTTGTAAGCGGTTAACCTTCTTCTGATTAGCTTGCTAGCGGTTAGCCTTCTAGCGGCTAGCTTGTTAGCGGTTAGCCTTCTTCTGATTAGCTTGTTAGCGGTTAGCCTTCTAGCGGCTAGCTTGTTAGTGGTTAGCCTTCTAGGGGCTAGCTTGTTAGCGGTTAAGCTTCTGATTAGCTTGTTAGCAGTTAGCCTTCTAGCGGCTAGCATGTTAGCGGTTAGCCTTCTAACGGCTAGCTCGTTAGCAGTTAGCCTTCTTCTGATTAGATTGTTAGCGGTTAGCCTTCTAGCGGCTAGCTTGTTAGCGGTTAGCCTTCTAGCGGCTAGCTTGTTAGCGGTTAGCCTTCTAGCGGCTAGCTTGTTAGCGGTTAGCCTTCTAGCAGttagttttttttgctgttagcttgctagcttatGTTAACAGGCTAACTAGCTAGGTATCTAAGAGTTCAATCTCTCAGAAACAATAATTACTTTCTGTCCGTCcagtcgctctatcattctcctctaaacaTTTATAAGTGGAGTCTCAGTGTGGAACAAACTTAGAGTTGTGTTTGGTAATTTGCTTTCATGGtaaatctaaaacatttcaacCTAGCCTGATGCTCCTTTATCCATATCATACAGTTAAAGTGAACCACAGCAGCTCTGAATGATCTATTACCTGATGGTAGTCCACTAGTTCTCCCAGAGAAGTGAACTTGATCTGGTCTCCCAGCAGCATGAAGCAGCCGTCTGTGACATCAATGAGGAAATGCTTGAATTCGTCTTGGCTTCTGTAAGAAAGAACATATCCATATATCCTCTCGCTAACACGGACCAGGAAGCTTCCAGCGGTGCCTGACTTCAGCAAATCCTCCGCCTCCTCACGAGTAATAATACCTGTGTACAAAGAGAAAGAGCTCAAATcaaaaacttttaatttattgataattgtaagataattatttattatgtaagtaatattgcaaacaaatataatgaaatagcattaatcctttgaacaaataataataataataataataataacaaacccagTCATTAGAAGCAGAAcacttagacagagagagagatgtttttccttaatacaaaaataatatctgaattttaccaaGACAGGAATCTTGGATTAAAGCACACAGATGGCCCACACTTTGAACTCACCATGAAACCAGGGGGCAACTCGACTCTCGTCTTGCTGTAAACAAACTCTGAGTGTCTGCTCCTCTTTAAACCAGCGAATAATTTCCTCCCTGCTGGACGTCGACAGCGACCGGTGCATACCTGGCTTCCTGTCGATCGTAAcggaaaaaaaactaattcagaaaagCTTTAAGAAAGACAAGCTGTCTGACTGCCTCTCTCATACCAGAAAATCCTACATGACATCAGCTCTATTAACAAGCCCAGGAAACAACAGAGGGTTAAACTGATAAGCATATTTGACACAGCCTAGAGAAATGGCATGTCTCTTGGGTTAAAACTGGTTTCAAACTGTTGTCAGACCTCCATTCAATCATTAGGTCATTGTATTACTGGCAGCGCTGATTGAGTTGATACTATTGTTGTACAGATCTCCTTAGTAGAACTGAGAAGATCACCAGAAAATGAAATTGTctattaaacagtaaaacattCTCAATCTAATCCCCACTTTGCTGTATCAGTAGTGATTACCACGGACAGTAATATTCCTGAAGCATGTATGAGAGAccttttaaatgttttgcttCAGATTTAAATTTTGTATCATGGCTCAACAAAAGAGTGTTTACCGAAAACATACAGTACTAATAATAGCAGTCCTGGTGTTTTGCTTAGTACTTGGGAACCTTTGTTCACAGTATTAAGCCACTTGCTACAGATAAGGCAGACAGATCTCATTTACAGAAGGAAGGTGTGCTGGTTTAGTGCTAGAGATAAAAAATGAgacaccatttaaaaatgattagtttctttgattttaccaaattgaaaacgaatggaatataatcaagaggaagatggatgatcacaagccatcaaaccaaactgaactgcttaaatttctgcaccaggagtggcataaagttatccaaaagcagtgtgtaagactggtggatgagaacatgccaagatgcatgaaaactgtgattaaaaaccagggttattccaccaaatattgatttctaaaatgacaatatttttatttggaatttgacaGAAATGTCTGTAgctcatagaataaaacaacaatgttcattttacttaaatgtatacctataaacagcaaaatcagagaaactgattcagaaactgaagtggtctctgttTCAACCATTTAAACAGTTCAAATGCTATTTCGCATTACATATAACTAGTTTTGACACCATTTCCCGGGGGAATCTTTGTTTATGGTAATAAGCTGTATACAGATAAGGCAGTCATTAGAACAGATTAGATGCTTCTTTAAAATAACTCAAATATGCAAGCTGAATTCTTTGATCAGTCATGGTTGAAAGTGTTGGAAAACATGAAatttagtatttaatttttttgtttttttttcaagacaTTATTGAAGTTTTATTAAAAGAGGAgagctaaaaaaatataaagaatctCAAGATTACAAGTCCATCTCCAGAGATCTTGACGTTCCTTTGTCCATTATGCACAACATTATCAAGAAGTTTTCAATCCATGTCACTGTAGCAACCTTCCCTGGATGTGGATGGAAGAAAAAAATTGATGAAAAGTTAAAACTCAGGATGCAGCGCAGGTACTGCTGACACCGAGACATACAAAAGTATGTGAGTAAACCAAAATCTTTATAATCCttgatagtatatatatataaatatataaaagttaaGTGTGCCAATAATTTGTTTTgcctattttgtttttttttgttcattttgtgtgaaattatatcAGTTTTGGCTTTTGgtttgttccaatacacacaaagtaaATAAACGTGTATAACAAAACAAGTATAAATGCAATCATTTTCTGTGAGAAATTTCAGGTGTGCCATCAATTTTGACCATGACTGTAACTATAGTAATAAGTTAAACTCACTGTTGAATGGGTTCGCTGGCCAGAGTGAGGTTTCTGGGTTTGGGCTGAGGAGGTGGGGCAGATTTCTTTGCTCCAAAATTTTTCAtcatagctgccactttccctcTTTCCAGGGCTTTCACCGAACGCCTGCGGTGGTCGTCTATAGTCTGTTTAGCCAGAGATCGTCTGCGCTGATCAGCCGCTTTGGATTTACGCACTGtagcacaaacacatacacaaatcgTTTAATActaatttatatttacatttaaaaccaGCTTAATCATACCTGTTAAAAAAACCCACTGCCAACTACAACCTCTTTTCTGTTTTAGTATAGTGGTAGGAGTTTGAAAATTAATTTACTGCTTCAAAATCATTAAAATTATGttgatacatatattttatgattgggaacctgatacaaatacataACCTGAATCAAACAGTGTTTTAGTTagcaaaatgtaaaacaaaaatatacaaatatctgTATACACTGTTTAGACACTGTTATATTTCCTTAGGTTGGGAATATTTTGCAACAGTTCAGGTTAAGGGCACTGGATGGGGCCCACATGTTCTTAATCTGTAAAGATTCATtccataataaaataaaccacatTCTCAGAAACATATTTTTAGGGTTACCAAAAGTATATGTtcatcaaacttaaaaaaaaagttatttacacTAAAACAAACCCTTTACAAAAAGGGTTCTTTACATAACAGGTAAAGAGCACAATAAGGATGACTACTCTCTTACATGAGTCCTGCCAGGCTTTCTCCTCCTTGTCTTGCCCTTTCTTCTGGTGATTAACCTGCTTCAGGTCCAGATAGATCTGCTGGGCTCTCTCCTCCTCCAGCCTCTTTAGCTCCTCTTCAgctttcctcctctcctccgcctCTCGCTTCTGGAAAAATTAAGGCTTTGGTTATCATTCAGCATCATTTGGAAATGTGAGATGAAGTGAGTCTAGATGTCACAGGATCTTCTTCTTACTCATTGCCTGCCTACAGTCTGGGTCGTTCTGGAATTCCTTGTGAAGTCGTCCCAATTGACCTATTCATTTGTTACATGCGTTACAGATTGTTGCACAATCGTTTTTACAAGATTTTCAAGACACAGGCAAAAATCCCATTCAGTTATTAACACACTTATCTGCccaataaatgtgtttattgtgtttattgtgtcccataacttttCTGATGGCCATGTCtgatggaagctaaagaatgctgcactgatgtTTTGGATATGTGTACGgtgcctcctgcactgaatgtggacgTGATTTCTGGCAGAGCTGCAATGTCTACATGGGTAACTCTAGACAGACGTTGCTGGTCACAGcacagttagactgtagggccactctagagctgtgaaattacactacataaacacacagttcTGAGTAAATCTACCTCTGCTTTTTAGATCCACAGTGGGTGGCAATGCCTTCAATGCCttccagtacacatgtgacactgtgaattgAGGAATGGTAAAcctatatataaacattttggcACCCATTATCAGGCCTTGTTTAAACTCCTGTAATTTACAGCAAATTGCCACAAACACACTGAATAAACTCATTAACTGCAtaatttatacaggtgtgtgtgttttcaaaCTGCCCCCacctttttttacataaaactgtcccatgacttgtggcaaGCCTGTGTGATTggtaatagggctgcaactaatgattattttggtagtcgactaagctgacgattattttttcgattagtcaattagtcaacgattatttctgccatctctaaaaatgatagaaacaacagaacatgagatttaaattgcatttaaatatcggaatgttgtttaaacatggaaagtactgatatttaatgatttaaaatgtaatctgttgtgtttgttgtgttttggaaacacaaactaagttgagtgtaaactgtgtgagtgagctgtttacccatctcccactgcgcttctgtccccagcactatgtgtaatgtggtactgttacaaattaatgattagtcgacaatgaaatttatagtcgacaaatttaaataatcaacattgtcgattatagcgactaatcgttgcagccctaattggtaatgcagtaaaacacatttaactagaacaatataatgttttatttgttaggAAAAACATAGGTTTCCTTAGATAAAGCAGGTTTTGAATatataaagtacaataaatataataagggCTCCATTTGTAAAGTGACTTGGttgtaaacaaaataaatattatttttttgccatgtttttaaGATACTAAAAATCTATTTCATATTTCAGTAGTTTTATTGCTGTTTCCTTTCCCACAACCAGTCAAGCTTGAACTGCTAACTCCAGAGTGACCGGTGGAGCAGGTAAACAGGGGAAAGCACCTAAAGGTGTGAAGAAGAAGGAATGTACTGGAATACTGAAATGAGGTAATTTAGTTCAGAATACCTTGAGCTCCTCCTGTCTGCTCTGCTCCAGGGCAGCTGCCTTCCGGGCCTCCTCTTTTCTGGCTGCCTCCTCTTGCTCCAGATACAAACCAGAGAACCGCTTCTCCAGTTCAGCCTCTTTTTTAGCTCTGCACACAGTCAAATACACCAGGTTAAGAGAGTCTGTGTAGAGATTGTGTAGACTTTCTATATTTAGGTGTGACTTGGAAATGTCACAGCTGGAATGTCAGTAATCATATGGTTAGTAAATGTCAATCCCATTACAAGACAGCAAAGGAACTTAGACCTCACCCCTCATGTTCACATTGACCACATTTCATGAAGGCATTTCACTACCTCTTTAAGGCTGCCTCCCTTTTGTTGTCAGTACAAAACTTAAGTTCAGAGTGTTTTTAACTAATATTTTATGTGTTCTGGCAACCAATACCGATAACTGAGTTTCTGAAACATTAGCCAACAAGCTGCAGCTGAAATTGCTTACATATTTCTTCATGATTTAGTTTAGTTTCCTCTCAAATTGTTTACTGTTTTTGCCTCCCACCTGCAGATTAGGACCCTCCATAACATGACATCCTCAGACTAGGAGGATTCTTGAGCTCTGAGCCCTTTCTGGGATTTGAAatgggatgatgatgatgatgatgatctcacATTTTACGAGGAGAACTTAGACTGTAGGGAGACCCAGATCAGATTGAATCTGATTAAACCTACATCTGTTTTACTTTGTCACATTTAGTTACAGCTCTAGAGTGGTGCAACTGTCTTGACAAGGAACAGTAGACCACATGTTCAAATCCCATTAACATTTTGACCCCTAAAAAGGCTTTGTTCCAATAGATAGATGGAGATTTAATATGCAGAtgggaataaacagtaaacagattAAGGGTAAGGAATACATACTAAACATCTCAGAGTGTCCTCTGCAAATGCAATTACAAACTTTTGTCATTACTAAATTAAAGCCATTTCAAAACCACAGAAAGTAAATCACTGAAAAcctaaaatttacacagagaCTTTTGCTAAACAAATACTGAGATCAAATTACTTCAGTTAATGTTACCTTTTAGCTCGTACCTTTTAGCTTGAAATAACCTAGAGGAAACTGCATGAAACAACAAACGTTGCAACTTTTGCAACTGAGCaactatttaatatatattactaACTGACTAATAAAGAAATGTGACTTAGGAGAACATCTAAATAAACCAAGTTAACATacctaaaaaatcattaattcattaatcattAACTAAATGTcctttttaacagtgtttatttacaAGCATTTTAAGTGCAAATTACAGTGAAAAAGAACTGCAGCTAGTATAGATCTTACGTATGAACTTGCAGGGAGTGCCCTGTGTCAACAGCCTGAGATTAGGTTAGAAAATATTTAACCAAAGAGCATAAGGAAAACCACAAAGGACAATTAGTGATTAACTGAGACCTTTAGAGGAGCTTGTTCCCTATGAGAGTTGAAACAATGGTACCGCCACAGTACATATACTACTGCTCTTGCTGGGTGTACTGGTTAAAGGTGTCTGAAGAATAACAGAAAATCTACTGATAAGATAACGCAAGGTTCCTTTGTTACATTTGTAAGTGTACAATGCATTggtatcattgttttttttaaggagtgGCTTACATAACCATGTACCTAAACGTAAGAAGAATGAACTCCCACAAAGACACAATTACTAGATTAATATGTCAATGAATAACGGATTTACAAGTCTTGGTGAATAATGGTTATCTTAATATATTTAGACACAACGATACATTGTATAGAATGAAAATCCAGGAAAGTAAATAGCTACTGTTGGATAAAGCACAGCTTTGGagtaattaaatttttattttatttttcggtTTACTGAACTCTTGATGTGAATGgaagcacacacactcacctgaGTTCGTCTGCTTCTTTCTGCGCCTGCAGAGCTGCTCTCTCCGCCATGATCTCATCACAGATCTGGTCGTAGGTCTTATCATCAGGGTGTTCTCCCATAACCCAAACCCAAACATCGTTGTCTGAACTCTTCATCCATGACACTGTCTTCTTTGATACTAaggggtcacacacacacaggcatttaTAATGCAATAACATTTAAAACACTTAGACATATACATATTAACTATTTGTATAACATACACAGCTGGACagtgacacattttttttaactttgtgcaCCAGCTCATTGAATTTGATATGAAGCAACCAAGATATAAACAAAGATGTGAGTGTTTTCagcttaaaaaaatgcaaaatactgCATTTAggaattaatacaattttaaatatagCCATGTTAAAAGCTGTGTTCATGTTTCCTTTAGACAGTTTAAAGACCTTAGTCAAGTCAAGAGGTTTTTTACTGTCATTTCATCTGAGTGTAgtaaaattacgttcctccggaaccatggtgcaacataaaCAACAacacaatagacaacataaagtgcaaggtGTGATGATAGTGCAACATAAGACTAAtactacaaaaaatacaatacatacaaaagacaaggcaatttaaaagacaggacagtgcagtaccgatacggtataacaatgtgtatagtgaggataaggtgcagagatatgtaacatactgtaacatataggacatacataatcacagcagttactgaggtagagagtttatagttttttgggagcaaatattgctgataggcaaatattgctgatagggatagAGACATTATTGAATATTGAATAACTTATTGaacaacatactgtatgtaagtaCTTAAATACTTGTATTAATAATATCTGGTCTACAGTGATTATAAAAAATGACTTCTGATTAGGATTCAGATGCAGGAATTGCAGTTATCTGTTTTACTTTCTATTAAATTAGGTCACGATGCAAACATCTAATAACAAAACAGCTATATTAATGCTCATATGCAGCTGTGAGCGGTCAATACCTGGCAATGTCATTTAGGTGATTTGGATAAGGAGACCTTTATCAATACACTGCCTTCTAAGAGAGATATTTAGCATTTCTTCTGTTTTAGACAAACAGAAAGTTGCTCACCTGGACTACTGCTGCTACTCCGCCCCTGGTGACGCCAGAGTTTCCAAACAAACACACGGGTattcacacacatgcagacactgACAAATGCCTAAAATGAAATCACTTATTGACATTTCCAGTAGCTATGTTCATGTGTCCTTCGTGCAGAAATAAAGCAAATACAAGAGCACAATAGCAGCTATTTAgactttgtttgttgtttgttgtgacTCACTAATGGGAGTTTTCCATTCACCCTCAATCCATTCAGTCCTACTCAACACTGTAGATGGTGTCATGCTGAGTTTTACAGGTGTTTTTTAAATTGGTAGAATAGAGCTACAGTGTTATAGAATGTTTAAAGAGAGACTTGTTCATCTGAAGCTAAAATCCTGAGCAGCCTACTTATTGTCACTTTCACAATAAACcttgtatctctttttttttttagctttttttaatttatttttaaacctatgtGAATCTTACAGTTTTCCTTTACATTGTGTCATAATTTAACAATCATAATTGATCATAAACGGGTTATTTTTTGCTGTCTGGCAAGTTAAAACCAAGACGTAATACACAGAAGgttacctttttttgttttcccTTTTCCAGCCTCCTGCTTCTCCAGTtttgcttctctctctttccacctcCGGACCTGCTCTTCCCTCATCTTAAAGAACAGAACCTGCTTCTGCTCCTCGCTCAGCTCTGCCAGCAGATCTGGCTCAATGTACATGTCGTTCAGAATCTGCTGCAACATGTTTGCAGTCCTGTAACTCAGTCCTCAGTCGAGAATTGTGAAAGGGCCCAGTTTGGAACCACAGAAGAAGCAGCTCAACTCCTCCTCAATGAGTCTTTTCCATTACTCCGTCCATTACAATCCAATACTGCCTGAAAACAAAATAACTTTGGTATTGTAGAACAACctgaacaaacaaaaatacataagCTGTCAGTAATGGTGTGAATAATCCCTATAAATCTCCACAGCTGAGTTTTTCAGTCAGCATTGTGTTGTAGCCAGTGACTCAGCTCTCAGCCCTGTTTTACTGGGAATGTGCAGCTCTATGCTGAACCATGCACTGTTTCACAATCTCATGCTCCAGTCAAGCCTTACCTCCAGGCTACTTCCTCATTCCAGAGGCTGAAAGAGAGGTCTGGATAAAGGAATGCAGGGCAGAAACGTACACAAAATGCTCACAAGTGTCTGCATGGAAATGTACCTTTGCCAGTAAAGCACGTCAAAGCTAATTATGCACTCCTGTACCTATCTAATAGGCACACCTATTTCCTAGGGATTAATCTTGCTTAACAAGAAATGAACCAAGAAATAAGACTGAATGAGGTTTGAGAAGCAGATGCTAATCTATTGTCTCTGCCTCTGTCTGTCTATGTGCTCTATATTTCTCTGTCTCTTGTGTTCACCTATCATGCCACAGATAATGGAATCGTGGCAGCACTGAGTAAGAAGGAGGGGCCTAGACTCTCTGGATAAGATAATTGCCACTTGTAAAATGTTCTGGGTTTGTCAGACACTAGATGGCTCCCTGGCAAGTTCAAAATGAATGAGATAAATCTTATTTTAACTTATAAGTGTTTTATTttctatactgaaaaaaaaaatccccatacAGGACATCATTCTACTTCATAAAGAGAAAGACAtggactgtatataagtatggacagcatACTTGGCtgtggctggctccagtacatCTTTTAACCGTGCCTATTTCTATTCAACTGAATGAATCTAAAATTAAACATCCAGGATTGTTTTTTGGAAGTTGGTTTCTGTACATCCTGCAAGTATGGAGGACCCTCTCCTGTGTTAATGacctccagtgtttttttttttttttttttacagttactgcGTTTTATAGGATTTCGTGATATTTAAAGGGTTGTGGCGATGTGGTGATTCACAACTGAGGGCAAGTTGATTTGCCTCTACTGCGCAAGCAAGATGGCAGCATCCACTCATCACTCACTCATCGTctaccgctttatccgttaagggtcgcggggagGCTGGAGCCTATCctagccggcatcgggcggaaggcaggatacaccctggacaggccgggtggcagcttccatttcggccatattttggctttaaaacgtcgcaatgagagtgaatggggacgtcctgtccatacttatatacggTCTATAGTTTAGCTTCGTCTGTTTTAAGGGCTCCCTCTAGCAGTCATCATTTTTCttataacaataaatacattttaattatagcTGAAATTGAGAGTGAAAATTAGCTGTAAGTTTTTTGTGAATGAAGACACTGGTATGTTTATCAAATCTTTAAAGTATTATTATGCTGCCCTCGCACTGTGTCCTAAAGTGTGCAATACTagtgttgtaaaaaagaaaatgaaag comes from the Astyanax mexicanus isolate ESR-SI-001 chromosome 20, AstMex3_surface, whole genome shotgun sequence genome and includes:
- the sh2d4a gene encoding SH2 domain-containing protein 4A; its protein translation is MLQQILNDMYIEPDLLAELSEEQKQVLFFKMREEQVRRWKEREAKLEKQEAGKGKTKKVSKKTVSWMKSSDNDVWVWVMGEHPDDKTYDQICDEIMAERAALQAQKEADELRAKKEAELEKRFSGLYLEQEEAARKEEARKAAALEQSRQEELKKREAEERRKAEEELKRLEEERAQQIYLDLKQVNHQKKGQDKEEKAWQDSLRKSKAADQRRRSLAKQTIDDHRRRSVKALERGKVAAMMKNFGAKKSAPPPQPKPRNLTLASEPIQQKPGMHRSLSTSSREEIIRWFKEEQTLRVCLQQDESRVAPWFHGIITREEAEDLLKSGTAGSFLVRVSERIYGYVLSYRSQDEFKHFLIDVTDGCFMLLGDQIKFTSLGELVDYHQEEPLTPSGGERLVNACGQKPGTVDYADLFT